The nucleotide window AATCATGTctttttggattcttcaatGTAGCATTGCAGGCTCTCAGTATTGAAAAATGCCAAGAgaagtaaaaatatttgtaactGATATGTCCTTATGCTATTGTTTAATAAGGATTATTATCTTCTGGGTTTATAAACGTAGTTGAGAGATCCATAGGAGCTGATTCTGATGAAGCAATTACTGGTTTTTTTATCTCTAAATATAGATATAACTGTGGGATTCATTAAGATGTTAAAATTCATTAAAGcttttgaatttcttgaaaatcgTACATGATATGGTATTTTTACTACATTTAAAATTGCTACAGTGCAACACTGCGAGTAATGTGTTTCTGGCCTAAAACATAAAATGGATTCACATTTAATATTAACACATTTCATGATTACAATTAACTCTTACAATTCTCCAGCAACAGTTTCAGTTTCAGTGTTTCACAATTGTGCATTGATATTTCTTAAGCAGAGTGTTTATGACCTTTTAAATTTATGCAAATTaagtaagaaaaaacaaaagaggaaaatattttttgaaaaaagacgagaagataaatatgttattatttaattttaaattaataaaataatttaatttagtataagggcaaaaagatatatatatatttatttggacaCACACATTACGCGTGTAGCCCTTATcaagtatttttcaaaaatcacatatatatgataaatatattttaaaaaaccaCATAAAAAATCAATGACATCCGTATCTAAAGTGTCCAACTTTTAAGATTCTTAATTAatactaaattaattttattttggattgaggagtttaaaatttgatattaatttgtcaaattttagtagtttttacatagatattatattatgttttgagccaaaaacaattaagttaattaaaccCATAGATTACACACTTAATCCGCTCATATCATCAATTCACCCCTCACCCCTGTCCTAGCACCAAAATCTATGGAATATTACATTTCTAAAAAACACTTCATTTATTGTGTTTTCTTTACTCATcgcaattataatattttttagttaaaaaggaaaatcagcatttaatttatatattatgaaactgttttgatgaaattttgtacttgagaaacaaaaaggcatgctaataaataatattactatatgttAGTGATGAGTAATATAAGTTTTGAAGGAGAAAGGGAGGTATACTTTATGGATCAAATAACTAAAACAATCTACTAAAATTAAAGCTAAGAAAGTTAATATAATTTCATGAGAAAAATAACCAAAACATCCTgccaaaacatatataagttGCAACAAAATAAGAcattttattcattcatttctttcttaaatggGTTTTTATCCTCCCTTCTTTCTTTTGAatgaaatttcattaaaaacaTTTGAATTCAGACAAAGACAGTGAAGCCAAAATCTCTCAACATGCCATAGCTTATAAATAAACCCTCCTCCTTTATCCGGGCTTGGGACCGGCTGTGTTACATTACAAACAAAACACAGGCGGAGTTAAAAGACTTATTTTTGGTATGGATCAGCATGACCTGCCATCACTTTACGATCATAGACAAGTCACATTCTTAGCACAATCACGTTACCTTGAACAACTGAATTAAcgatagaaaaatattttgattttttttagaatcttAGATATTCCATAGCAAGGCATTGGTTTAGGCTAGACCAACTGAAATGTGCCAACTCTCTGTCTTCGGAATGTGTGACGGGGAGAAGAGGATCAAGTCTAATGAAGGGTACTGTACGAGTATATTACTACTATCATGAATTAGGTATGACCTAACCCCAACTGAAAGTGAGCGTGGATATTTTGAAAAAGTCATTCAAAGGCATTAATCTTCGACTTTTAGTTAAGTAACCAAGATCCTAGTTTAACAGTAGAAATATAGTCCTCAATTACTTGGTGGAACTCATGAGACTCCAACCGGCTCACTCATTGGGACCTGGGGATACGCAACATAGGACATAACGGGTCAATTGGTGCATGGTATTCACACATAATAGATATATTTAAGCTCATTTTCGTATGTTGTGATatactttaatttgatagattTAGCATTTAGCTCATATGCATCTCCATTACCCTAGATATATTGTAAGTTCATGGCTCATTGCCTGTCCTTTTAATTGCGTTATTCACTCCCTCGCCAATAATTGATCTATATTATCAACTCTATATCCAATCACAAGACACTAACTTCGAATCTAAAACTAAAACCTTCTGCAGACTGTAGCGGAGGTAGTAAAGCAGGGTAGGCTTCTACTTCACCCATGATAGCAATCCTAACAAGTGCAGCACTAAACCATCACATAGACTTGGGGTTGAGAAAGTGTTGTGTGTGTAATAACGTCCAACAGATTGTCCGATACACACAAAAGAAGTTCATACCTAAATCCACTACACAAGTATAGTATATACTAAGATTTACGGAAAAAGGTTTATCACGTTAATTCAACCATTCAAAAGCAATTCGTGACTGAAAGCTATATACCATATTGTGTCTATATCACAacttaacatatatatatcaaagcCTAGTTAATCTAACCCCTTAAAAGAATCCTTCCACTTCAACCTAATTTGACATTACATATGAAATACTACCATGTATTTCTAAACTAATTACTAGAAAACAACgcaaacttgaaaaaaaaaaaaagtagaacaaTAAAACACTTTTTTTCTGAAAACCGAAGTAtaaacatcataaaaaccacaaataactttttgtttttttgaaaatatagtAGAAACAACTAACACaaccaacaatttttttttagaagaacgtaaaataaaaacacaaaaacctttttttttttttggaaaactaAGTAGAAACaactaacaatttttatttttatttttgaaaagaacgtaaaacaaaaacaaaaaaacaaattattattttttgaaaacgAAGTAGAATCGAACAAAAAAAGAATTCACGTTTCATCAAACACTTACCAACGGCCCCTGCACCCAATGATGGTCAAGAAATCTCTTTCGGCTTGAAGATCATCGCCAAAACTAACAGTTCTTTTGATGCTTTCAATGGCGATCCTCGCTGCCTTTCTATCTTTATCTCTTTCCCTCTTCGAATTGGCTTTCTCTTCTTGCAATTGCTTATCCCACAATGCAGCCTTCTTCTTCATCTCTTCCTCATCATATGCGTCGCCAAGAACTTCTTGTTGGGACTTCACGATTATATGTGCATAGCGCTTCTTCAACATTGCAGCCCGAAGAAGTTGTTGTTGGGACTTTTCCAACATCTTATCCTTCTCTGTGTTCATAATGTAACGTAACAATGaacaaactaattaataaaagcTGAATTTTGATAGAAAGAAAGTTGATCGAAGAGAAGATATATGTACGTAGAAAAATTAcgctttcctatttatttttttggaaatggTTTATGAAAAAGTTTCCTAAACTAATAAACCAAAATACCAAATATGGTAACTTTTAGAAAcgtgtaattttattttattttcaaacctgaaaagtttttattattttcaagcatgatcaaattaatgtaaattTTAATTCAAGTAAATTCAAGGTAGTCCATTTAGGACtgttattatttaaatatgtgTGAGTTAAATATGTAGTTAATTAGTTTCACCATctcttttattctttattaattttgcATATAGACCTTTTaatcttgatttttattaaCGTAATAGTTTCTAAACACTAATTTTGGATATATTTAAAACACTAATAAGAGTATTTAggaattttttataaattgtctgcctttttttaaaaaataaaataatattatgtacattattatctaaatatatattttaaaagctCTATATAAATGTCTTTTTACACTACAACATGAACTATATGTTTATCATTTATGTACTTCAAATTAAAACATCTTAATTCCTTTGttcaaaagacaaaaatacaAGTACAATCCAAGAGCCAATTATATTCCTATGTCTTTTATAAACTATATATATCCCAAGTGGAACATAGAAAAGGTTTTAATCAAGGACGTTTTTGACATTTATGCAAATAAAACATTAATTTGTTATCAGAAATAATGttatcttcatattttatttttattgtatttttactcCTTCCTAAGATTGTCGACTCCAGTCTTTTGCTCTCTTAGTGACGCAAATCCACTACCATAAGGTTTGAGCCAAGCCAAATCGaatcgattttatttttttccaaagtaCTCATGACCTTTCTTTTCGTgagtttttaatatattttcctaACACACCGTCTTTGAGATGTTATTGtacatcttttcttttctttttttcaattttccttATTCAAGTGTCTAAAGTACTCATGACCTTTCTTTTCGTgagtttttgatatattttccTAACACACCGTCTTTGAGATGTTATTGtacatcttttcttttctttttttcaattctccTTATTCAAGTGTCTTGAAAATGGAATCAGATGCCTCACCAATTGGAAATTCGAGTTCTACATTAAATCACACGATCAAAGATAATAACCTTTTCAAtttaatctctttttcaatcatgatataattataaaataacaaaaaaaaaactcgaaaGAACCATCTAAAATCGAAAAGagaaccaattttttttgttagtttataaatttaataaattgacATAATtgattaagttattttttaataaaaatacaaatcaaaccGACTATGATCTATGTAAATTCCTAGCGCTTACCATCTGAGTGACACTCGTGGTTCATATCATTGAATCCAACTACTAATATTATATTGAAAGTCCTTTTTGAAGGTTTGTGGAGCAACCGCCGCTCCAAAACTACAACCTACAACTGATCATATGCCTAAAATTGAAAGTACGATAGTGTTGGTTAAATATCTCAATATATTGATGTGAATAATATGttttcaagaatatttttttttatctaaaagaGAATCTATCATTAACAACAAGAGAAGTAATGTGCACTCTACTGAACTACAATAACTCAtgaatttctttaattgatttcCCAAACAACTTTAACAATTTCTTCTCACCAATTACAAACAATGTAAATGGCGGCAAAAATAATACTCTATATATTACAAGTATCGTATACTGTTCTATACGTACAAATATCAATCTTTAATCTACCATCGACTTGGAGCACCAATAATGGCCAACAAAACTCTTTCCGCTTCAAGACCATCACCAAAAAAGGGACTCATAGTGTTATTtctgttgaagtgtgtgaccatctcatctaaaagtttaagctgttagagagagcacacttttattatttgattatattctcaacacgtCCCCTCACATGCGGGCCTGATTTTTTTTCATGGGCCAAGCACgtggaaattctttttgatTTGGGTGGCGGTGAGATTCGATCTCAGGACCTTtgcctgctctgataccatgttgaagtgtgtgaccatctcatctaaaagtttaagctgttagagagagcacacttttattatttgattatattctcaacaattTCCACGATAAAAATATTGGAGCAACAACGAAAATATAAACccaatcaaatttgaaaaagcAAAATGGATGGCTACAACTTGGAAATAAAATGAGTCTTAAGGTATATTTCAGATTCAATACTCTaaagttgggttttttttttgttgttggaaCTTACCCCATGTCATTTTCGATCtctaataataaaatcaattttttttttataagcaaCAAGTCCTTAGTTATTTATATGGATATAAAACATGATAAAAGATAACATTATTTTGgtcaaagttaaattatttttatatttaaaaagatgacattatttttttaaactactAAATTTGAAAGAGTAAGAGTGAGATAAATCGTATGCGACTTTGAGGAAGCACTATTTTACATATCGTTGCATGACAAAATGATCACAAATACAATACACACttcaactaattatttctttaatgatCACTCAATTTTTACGTTACAATAATAAAAGTCACTAAAAGGATTTttattacataaaaattatttcattttgcTCAATGTATCATAGGAAGTCTTTACCATATTCATGCACATAGATATCTAATCTTAAGGACTGCCATAAGAAATCCACAAGAATGGCTGTTACATGCTTTTATAGCACCAAACTGCGTAATCAAAGTAACATTTTTTATAGAAGCTTGTTGAACAAGTATTACTATACTATTAGAATTgagaaattctattttaatgTATTTGCTTAGATCGAGAGTTATTTAAGTTGATCTTTATAATTGAAGTTCGGAGTCAAAAAGCCCacttttttccttcaaaaagcATAAACagcctataaaaaaaaaattaaactacaaGGGGCAAATCATCCTTGCACATAAATTAACCCCGTTAACTCtgtcaataaaaaaaatctttaaaaaatcgCTTCCCCCACTACgatttcttcaaaaaataaattaattaaaatatcagcgattttaattaaaaaaaaattgaagaaaaaatgtGTTGTTTGGGTTTAATATCACCTTTTTCAATATTGCAGTTcgcttttatttattttaacccTTAACTCGATAAAATTAGAAGATTCTACCAAATAATTAGAGCCTGGAAAATTGGTGGAAATTCTCTAGTGTAGACTTTTGGCTACCTTAAATCATTTTAGGTggtatatattttcttattgcagcagaaaaataaaatgaggcAAGACCATGGCCTTATCTCAAAGTCATCATGAGTTTGTAGTTGAGTGGAAACCAAGAAATGTGGCACTTCCTTTGAATCTTTCTCCTGCTTAATTCCTATGGCTACTACTTCCTACAATCTACATGTATAACTTGATTTCATTAATGGTCAAATATTTGTATAATCGAAAAAAAAGCATGTGATAGTTTAATAGTTAAAGGTGACTAATCTCAATGGATCTTTCCAttctactccctctgtccacttttaattgtcatgtcacttttcgaaagtcaatttgactaattttcaaagttaaattagattacactaatttgatattttaaataaaaaaaattagatattcaaaaactatatgaaaaaacctataaattgcaattttttgcatatcaatatggtgaaaaatacatcataaaatgttagtcaaagttcttatcgtttgactctaaaaaatgaaaccatgacaattaaaagtgaatgaAGATAGTAATACTCTACTCGAGATTATTAATATATGTATCTATCaaatattgtgattttgttGATTGGTTAATTGGTCAGATTTTTAATCATGTAACTATACTCAATCTAATAATACCTTATATTGACAAATTCTATTGCTCGaattgaaaacatatataatgggtttgtacatgtgatcACTCAAGAGGACTTTGACATATTTCCTGCCCCAAGTTAGGCGAATTAACACCGTGTCATAATTTGAAAACTAATAGGACAACTAACAAGTCTTAGATACCTTCCAATAATAACCGGCAAGAATATGATCATGATATTCCACGAGGAAAGTCATAAATTTATCACTTTTTCTGTCGATACCTTCTTAATTGAGTTTATCCATTAAACTTATCTAATACGATTTACATTTTCTGTATAAttgataaaattgtatttataaatgAGTTCATCTAATACACATCCAAAAGATAATTATTTCTCCAATCTCATGGTATGTAAAATTATTTACAGTACATTCTTATAAAACATGAGTAGCCACTGTAGAAAACATACAAAGAAATAATTCACTCCTTTTTAATCTGAAGCGGATTCCATGAATTCAACTTTTAAGATTTTTATGAGTTTGATGTTGTGAAACTGCACCCGCCTCTGCTTTTAACCTCCACATCCACCACAGCCGCCACCACCACCACAGCCCCCACCTCCACATCCTCCACCATCTCCTCCGCCACAGCCAGCACTCGTTCCCCCTCCATCACCACCACCTCCTCCACTGTAAGCACTGTCGATAACAGTTGCCGTGACTACTGTTGCAGCAGCAGCACCTAGAATAACCATTCCACCATCTCTCATTGTTGTATTGTCCTTGGGTTTAATTTCGCCCTTTTCAACATCGCGATTCGCTGGTAAAGGCTTTGGCGGCGGAGGAATAACCGGAGAAACACCGGTCACATTTCGAGTCACTGAGGAGCTCTTTTTCTTTCGGCCAGTTTtgtaaaaacaacacaaaattaaaactagGGCTGCTGCCACAGATCCACAGACAATGAGTGCAATTGCATAAGCTTTCATCTTCTAATTGTTAATTGGTGCTCTGCTAAATATCCTTTGTCAGGCTTTTATAGCATCAGATTGGGCAATAAAGTCAGTTCAACTTgcaaaattaaatttctataCAAGTTCACTAATGATGAAGAGATTAAAATATTCTACCAAATAGGAAACTTTATGGAAATTCTCTACAGTAGACTTTTGGCTAccttattaaatttttataaatattctcttGTCGCATCAGAAATATAGAAAGAGGTTAGACCCAGTCACGTTTTGAGTGGAAGACAAGAAATGAGGCCGTTCCTTTGAATCTTTCTCTTGCTTAATTCCATGgttgatatttaattaattagaggTAACAACACATTATAGGTAATGGACAGAACCCCAAGCTTATAAAATTAAGTGTAATAGGCGGTACCTTTTTGAAAAAGATTCACCAAACAAAATGGTACAAGCAGCCTTCGCCTTCTCTGATTGCTTGCCCATTATGAGGGAAACAGAAACCTTGCGAATTGAAATTACTAGGATCAAAGGAAATTGACTGAGAAACTTGCATGAGGCTCGCTTCTcgccttttttttattttgtcgttaaattttgaaaactaaATGTACATCTGAAGGTTTCGGGGAATATTGTTTTCCAGTGATCAATGTGATGTCATCTTGTGTTTAGGTTTACACTGCTCAATCGAGCTTTTAAAATTTCTagggtttttttcttttattttgtagtattctactttttattttattttgtcgttaaattttgaaaattaaatgtACATCGGAAGGTTTCGGGGAATATACCTTTACACACTAATTAGACTAACTAGCTACATATAATAGTAGAATAAAAACTTATATACTTGCACAAGCATTCTCCAGGATGGTTTTGTATCAAGGATCCGACTTCTTTAATAGAAACAATAAACCCTCCTCCTTTATCCGGGCTTGGCACCGGCTGTGTTACATTACAAACAATTATCCGGGCTTGGCACCGGCTGTGTTACATTACAAACAAAACACAGGCGGAGTTAAAAGACTTTTTTTTCTGTATGGATCAGCATGACCTGCCATCACTTTACTATCATAGACAAGTCACCTTTTTAGCATAGTCATGTCACCTTGAACAATTGAATTAACgactgaaaaatattttgaattttttttagaattttaaatattccATAGCAAGGCATTGGATTATGCTAGAACAACTGAAATGTGCCAACTCTCTGTCTTCGGAATGTGTAACGGGGAGAAGAAGATCAAGTCTAATGAAGGGTACTGCATGAGTATATTACTACTATNgttgtccctatttagttgtccattttgacaaatcaagaaaggacaacaaattttttcctattatacccttatttacacttcttgaaaattgtaaaagtgtatgttgtttccctccaatttatttcactttaattcaaataagtggttgtaattttgaagtgaaaagttgtcataagggtaaatttgtaacttcactgtgctaatcattgttgccttaatctgtgtgccatttctaaagtggacaactaaaaagggacggagggagtattaattaatccctaattccaatactaactaatgaagggtaaaattggaagaacactctaaagtagtcttgaaaactgaataattaagttaatttgaaaaataaaaaatgcctcaaaaattaaattaatatggaatggagaaAGTATATGACGTGATATTTATACTACATTAAAAATTGCTAGAATGCAACTAATGTGTTTCTTGGCCTAAAACATAAAATGTGTTCACATTTAATATTAACACATTTCATGATTACAATTATCTTTTACAACTCTTCAGCAACAGTTTCAGTGTTTCACAATTGTGCTGTAATATTTCTTAAATAGTGTGTTTATGACCTTTTAAATTGGGTAATGCTAATTGGCtagaaaatttggtcagaaatttaaaaagtgtataatattttatttattttaaagtaaactaatattttttccattttttaattagaaggtattaaagttaaaaaaataaaaaatgttcaaaaagataaaataacataggtaaaataccattctggccaaaaggatttttccttttaaatttatgcaaattaaataagaaaaaacaaaagagaaaaatatttttttaaaaaaatgagaagataaatatgttattatttaattttaaattaattaaatatttataatattttaattttgtataagAGTAAAATGATAATCCAACTTTGAGGTTaagattttctcatttttaatatattagtATTTGGGGACACACATCGCACGTGTAGCCCTTACCCGTGAGCataagtatttttcaaaaatcacataaatatgtttaaaaaaccACGTAAAAAATCAATGACATCCAATATCTAAAGGGTCCAACTTTTTAAGATTCTTAATtaatactaaattatttttcttggatttaggagttaaaatttgatattaatttgtcaaattttaatagtttttatatagatattatattatgttttgaACCAAAAAAcgattaagttaattaaatcCATAGATTACATACTTAATCCGCTCATTTCATCAATTCACCCTCCTAGCACCAAAATCTATattatatttctaaaaaaacttcATTTGTTGTGATTTCTTTACTCATctcaattataatattttttacttaaaaaggGAAATCAGCATTTCATTTATATCGTATGAAActgttttgatgaaattttgtaCTTGAGAAACAAAAAGAGGCATGCTAATAAATTACGAGATGCATGTGAGTGATGAGTAATAGTACTATAAACTTTGAAGGAGAAAGGGAGGTATACTTTATGGatcaaataactaaaataatcaactaaaattaaagataagaaatttcatataatttcatgagaaatataaccaaaatatcCTGCCAAAACATATGAAAGTTGTAATAAAACATGAGTTTTTTTCTTCCCTTCTTTCTTTTGAAACGAAATTTCATTAAAGAAGTTTAAATTCAGACAGACATTGAAGCCAAAATCAATCAACATGTCATAGCTtataaacacatttttttttatatggttaTGCTATAGCTATCTCCTTACAACTACAAGATGGATAAACAAATACAAAGGAAGGTACCTACGTCGTATTAGTTTGATGCAACTAGCTACCTTTACACACTAATTAGACTAACTAGCTACATAACATAGTAGAATAAAAACTTATATACTTGCACAAGCATTCTCCAGGATGATTTTGTATCAAGGATCCGACTTCTTAATAGAAACAATAAACCCTCCTCCTTTATCCGGGCTTGGGACCGGCTGTGTTACATTACAAACAAAACACAGGTGGAGttaaaagacttttttttttatatggatcAGCATGACCTGCCATCACTTTACTATCATAGACAAGTCACCTTTTCAGCACAGTCACGTCACCTTGAACAATTGAATTAACgactgaaaaatattttgatttttttttagaattttaaatattccATAGCAAGACATTGGATTATGCTAGACCAACTGAAATGTGCCAACTCACTATCTTCGGAATGTGTAACGGGGAGAAGAAGATCAAGTCTAATGAAGGGTACTGCATGAGTATATTACTACTATCACGAATTAGGTATGACCTAACCCCAGCTGAGAGGAAGCGTGGATATTTTGAAAAAGTCATTCAAAGGCTAGTTTTGGACTTTCAGTCAAGTAACCAAGATCCTAGTTTAACAGTAGAAATATAGGCCTCAATTACTTGGAGGAACTCGTGAGACTCCAACCGGCTCACTCACTGGGACCTGGGGATACGCAACATGGGACATAACGGGTCAATTGGTGCATATTATTCACACAG belongs to Solanum stenotomum isolate F172 chromosome 1, ASM1918654v1, whole genome shotgun sequence and includes:
- the LOC125865151 gene encoding uncharacterized protein LOC125865151; protein product: MKAYAIALIVCGSVAAALVLILCCFYKTGRKKKSSSVTRNVTGVSPVIPPPPKPLPANRDVEKGEIKPKDNTTMRDGGMVILGAAAATVVTATVIDSAYSGGGGGDGGGTSAGCGGGDGGGCGGGGCGGGGGCGGCGG